The following coding sequences are from one Saprospiraceae bacterium window:
- the rplU gene encoding 50S ribosomal protein L21 translates to MLAIVSIAGQQFKVKSGQQIYVHRLDAAKGDKLSFNEVLALLSDDNCTLGTPVVTSASVEATVMNHVQGDKVIVYKKKRRKGYEKKNGHRQAFTQIQINSIIA, encoded by the coding sequence ATGCTAGCTATTGTATCCATCGCCGGACAACAATTTAAAGTAAAGTCCGGACAACAAATTTACGTTCACCGTCTTGATGCCGCAAAAGGTGACAAGTTAAGCTTCAATGAAGTATTGGCTTTGCTTTCAGATGACAACTGCACATTGGGAACTCCTGTGGTTACAAGCGCAAGTGTTGAAGCCACTGTAATGAACCATGTTCAAGGAGACAAGGTCATCGTGTATAAAAAGAAAAGAAGAAAAGGATACGAAAAAAAGAATGGCCATCGTCAGGCTTTTACTCAGATTCAAATCAACTCCATCATAGCTTAA
- the rpmA gene encoding 50S ribosomal protein L27, producing MAHKKGEGSTSNGRDSNSKRLGVKLFGGQLAKSGNIIVRQRGTQFHAGKNVGIGKDFTLYALADGVVQFKKTRLDRNVVDVIAFTSQND from the coding sequence ATGGCTCATAAGAAAGGTGAAGGTAGTACCAGTAACGGACGCGATAGTAACAGTAAGCGTCTTGGAGTAAAATTATTTGGAGGCCAATTGGCTAAATCCGGCAATATCATTGTTCGCCAAAGGGGCACGCAGTTCCATGCCGGCAAAAATGTAGGCATTGGAAAAGATTTTACACTATATGCTCTTGCTGATGGTGTAGTTCAATTTAAGAAAACTAGATTAGATCGCAATGTAGTTGATGTGATAGCTTTTACTTCACAGAACGACTAG
- the uvrA gene encoding excinuclease ABC subunit UvrA, with product MTKSNTVSRKRQASPQSFPVIEIKGARSNNLKNLDVKLPKNQLIVVTGVSGSGKSSLIIDTLYAEGQRRYVESLSAYARQFLNRMKKPDVDYIKGLCPAIAIEQRVISANARSTVGSLTEIYDYMRLLFAKVGRTFSPLTGEEVRKHEVSDIVDAIFEQPAQTELRITFHPPAAFQSKNLGQYLDYILQKGFTRLSRKSALINIEELLADKSWKDKTKTLTSPQAQDYLVLVDRLMLPSDPDEEFRKRIADSVQTALSEGAGECTILFGNEVEKTFSVRFESEGINFIEPSLALFNYNNSFGACPHCEGYGRTIGIDENKVIGDKSRSVYDGAISCWKDPEERAEYLQPLLQIAGEIKFPIHKPYNDLNESEKDVLWNGKAKYQGIYAYFQSLEKAFYKIQNRIKLARYRGRTTCHVCKGMRLRIEASYVRVAGKRFGDLMFIPVDELMEFFRNIQITDQERSIASRILMEIGFRLEVLSKIGLSYLHLDRLASTLSGGESQRIHLTRTLGSNLSSSMYILDEPSIGLHPKDTSLLVEAILGLRNMGNTVIVIEHEEEVIRKADYILDIGPHAGIHGGEICFSGSYPDFLKAKSNLTADYLTGKNQIPLPGRRRQTIDFIQLDKVWLHNLQGVSVKFPVHAFSCVSGVSGSGKTSLIKHVLYPLLQNVVEDTVRDEHLSGIILDGALRKIKAIELVGQQGIGRSSRSNPATYVKAFDEIRDIFKNQQLSKIRNYQPRHFSFNVEGGRCEQCKGDGEIVVEMQFLADVVLPCEDCGGKRFKNEILEVRYKEKNISEVLQFSVEEALDFFSDKKDIVNKLKPLVDIGLGYLKLGQSSSTLSGGEAQRLKLAYYLGLENNSQHVFFIFDEPTTGLHFEDIKKLLVALQALVEKGHTVLVIEHNPEVLKCADWLVDLGPGGGKHGGKVIFQGSPEGILSLKESATAKYLAPKFQS from the coding sequence ATGACCAAATCCAATACAGTATCCCGCAAACGTCAAGCTTCTCCTCAATCTTTTCCTGTGATTGAAATTAAAGGAGCGAGGTCCAACAACCTCAAAAATCTTGACGTTAAACTTCCTAAGAACCAACTGATTGTGGTCACCGGAGTGTCGGGATCTGGAAAATCTTCTCTCATCATTGATACACTCTATGCAGAAGGGCAGAGAAGGTATGTAGAAAGTTTGTCTGCTTACGCTAGACAGTTTCTCAACCGGATGAAAAAACCGGATGTCGATTATATAAAAGGCTTATGCCCTGCAATTGCCATTGAACAAAGAGTCATCTCAGCCAATGCAAGGTCGACTGTCGGGTCTCTGACAGAGATATACGACTACATGCGCTTATTATTTGCCAAGGTAGGCAGGACTTTTTCGCCACTTACAGGAGAAGAAGTCCGAAAGCATGAAGTGAGTGATATTGTCGATGCGATTTTTGAGCAACCTGCTCAGACCGAATTGAGGATAACATTCCATCCTCCGGCAGCTTTTCAATCAAAAAATCTCGGCCAGTATCTCGATTATATACTCCAAAAAGGATTTACTAGGCTGAGTCGCAAAAGTGCGTTGATCAACATTGAAGAACTATTGGCAGACAAATCCTGGAAGGACAAAACAAAAACCCTTACCTCTCCCCAAGCTCAAGATTATTTAGTGCTCGTTGATCGGCTTATGCTTCCTTCTGATCCGGATGAAGAATTCCGTAAGCGTATAGCTGACTCTGTCCAGACTGCACTTAGCGAAGGAGCCGGAGAATGCACCATCCTCTTCGGAAATGAGGTCGAAAAGACTTTTTCCGTAAGATTCGAATCTGAAGGCATCAATTTTATTGAACCTTCACTGGCTCTGTTTAATTACAACAATTCCTTTGGGGCTTGTCCACACTGTGAAGGTTATGGAAGAACAATAGGTATTGATGAAAATAAAGTCATCGGAGACAAATCCAGATCCGTTTATGATGGAGCCATATCTTGCTGGAAAGATCCGGAAGAAAGGGCAGAATATTTGCAGCCCTTGCTCCAGATTGCTGGTGAAATTAAGTTTCCGATCCACAAACCTTATAATGACCTGAATGAATCTGAAAAGGACGTATTGTGGAATGGCAAAGCGAAGTACCAAGGAATTTATGCTTATTTTCAATCACTGGAAAAAGCATTTTATAAAATTCAAAATAGGATTAAACTAGCCCGTTACAGAGGTAGAACAACCTGTCATGTCTGCAAAGGCATGCGTCTGCGAATTGAAGCCAGCTATGTGCGCGTCGCCGGGAAGAGATTCGGTGACTTGATGTTTATTCCGGTAGATGAGCTGATGGAATTTTTTCGGAATATCCAAATCACTGATCAGGAAAGATCCATTGCATCCAGAATTCTGATGGAGATTGGTTTTCGACTAGAAGTGCTGTCCAAAATCGGCCTTTCTTACCTGCATTTAGACAGATTGGCATCAACCTTGAGCGGAGGAGAGTCCCAAAGGATACATTTGACTCGTACACTCGGCTCTAATCTGAGCTCTTCTATGTACATTCTGGATGAACCAAGTATAGGTTTGCATCCCAAGGATACAAGTTTGCTCGTAGAAGCCATTCTGGGCTTAAGAAATATGGGAAACACGGTCATAGTGATAGAGCATGAAGAGGAAGTCATCCGAAAGGCAGACTACATTCTTGACATTGGTCCCCATGCTGGAATCCATGGTGGGGAAATTTGTTTTTCAGGGAGTTATCCAGATTTTTTGAAAGCCAAATCAAACTTAACCGCAGATTATTTGACCGGCAAGAATCAAATCCCGCTTCCTGGTAGAAGAAGACAAACTATTGATTTTATTCAGTTGGACAAGGTTTGGTTGCATAATCTTCAAGGTGTTTCAGTAAAATTTCCAGTTCATGCATTTTCATGTGTCAGCGGTGTGTCAGGCTCCGGGAAGACAAGCTTGATCAAGCATGTATTGTATCCTTTGCTCCAAAACGTTGTAGAGGACACCGTGCGTGATGAACATTTGTCCGGAATCATACTCGATGGCGCTTTACGTAAAATAAAAGCTATTGAACTGGTGGGCCAGCAAGGAATTGGAAGGTCATCGAGATCAAATCCGGCGACTTATGTAAAAGCTTTCGACGAGATCAGAGATATTTTTAAAAATCAACAACTTTCCAAAATCAGAAACTATCAGCCACGACATTTTTCATTCAATGTCGAAGGTGGCAGATGCGAACAATGCAAAGGAGATGGAGAGATTGTAGTAGAGATGCAATTCCTAGCAGATGTTGTGTTGCCTTGTGAGGATTGTGGGGGCAAGAGGTTCAAAAACGAAATCTTGGAGGTTCGTTATAAGGAGAAAAATATCAGTGAGGTATTACAATTTAGTGTGGAAGAGGCACTAGATTTTTTTTCCGACAAAAAAGACATTGTCAACAAGCTAAAACCCCTAGTAGATATAGGCTTAGGTTATTTGAAACTTGGACAATCTTCCTCAACCTTATCAGGAGGAGAGGCGCAAAGATTGAAATTAGCATACTATTTGGGTCTGGAAAATAACAGCCAGCATGTCTTTTTCATTTTTGATGAACCTACCACTGGCTTGCACTTTGAGGATATTAAAAAATTGCTGGTAGCGCTACAAGCATTGGTCGAAAAAGGACATACTGTCTTGGTGATTGAACACAATCCAGAAGTGTTGAAATGCGCAGATTGGTTAGTAGATTTGGGACCAGGTGGGGGAAAACATGGTGGTAAAGTGATTTTTCAAGGTTCACCCGAAGGAATCCTCTCCCTAAAAGAATCAGCCACAGCAAAATATTTGGCACCAAAATTTCAATCTTGA
- a CDS encoding sigma-70 family RNA polymerase sigma factor, producing the protein MQVAALSDQALIDLYLSGNEKAFQVLLERHQQKIYTSIYLFVKDRDLAEDLFQEVFIKIIDTLRKGTYSHEGKFSQWATRIAYNLCVDHFRRGRKRSKVNSTDEFDIFDVLELPDDNREDEMIMSETHGKIRQLVDMLPQEQREVVVLRHYADLSFKEIAQITRVSINTALGRMRYALINIRKLMEENAIVLQ; encoded by the coding sequence ATGCAAGTAGCTGCATTAAGCGATCAGGCTTTGATAGATTTGTATCTAAGTGGAAATGAAAAAGCTTTTCAAGTTCTGTTAGAGCGCCACCAACAAAAAATCTATACTTCAATTTATCTATTTGTCAAGGACAGAGACCTTGCTGAAGACCTGTTTCAGGAAGTTTTCATTAAAATTATTGACACTTTACGCAAAGGAACTTACAGTCATGAAGGTAAGTTTTCGCAATGGGCTACACGTATTGCATACAATCTCTGTGTAGATCATTTCCGTCGTGGACGTAAAAGAAGCAAAGTGAATTCGACCGATGAATTTGATATTTTTGATGTTTTAGAACTTCCGGATGATAATCGCGAGGATGAAATGATTATGAGTGAGACACATGGTAAGATAAGGCAACTTGTTGACATGCTTCCCCAAGAACAAAGAGAAGTGGTTGTACTCCGCCACTATGCTGATTTGAGCTTCAAGGAAATCGCTCAAATCACTAGGGTCAGCATCAATACCGCCTTGGGCAGGATGCGGTATGCCCTCATTAACATCCGCAAGCTTATGGAAGAAAACGCAATCGTATTACAATAA
- a CDS encoding DDE-type integrase/transposase/recombinase: protein MEKRFKYITVIIDVYNRFIINWSLSNAIEAETQTKLVSESLEIFAAPRIINSDQGSQYTSQVWVDCLNYYRIQISMGGKGMATDNAFIERFFRTIKQEYIYVNPKKEVIDLYQGIEQYIGYYNHKRPHQGINQHIPVELYKEDNTQISIGKIQIPAGLSSVEKKDFLTMKIYK, encoded by the coding sequence ATGGAAAAAAGATTTAAGTATATCACAGTAATCATCGATGTATATAACAGATTTATCATCAACTGGTCATTATCCAATGCAATAGAAGCGGAAACACAAACTAAACTAGTCAGTGAATCTTTAGAAATCTTTGCAGCGCCAAGGATCATAAATAGCGACCAAGGAAGCCAATATACATCCCAAGTCTGGGTGGATTGCCTCAACTATTATAGGATTCAAATTAGTATGGGTGGTAAAGGTATGGCAACCGATAATGCATTCATTGAAAGATTCTTTAGAACCATAAAGCAAGAATATATCTATGTCAATCCAAAGAAAGAAGTCATTGATTTATACCAAGGAATAGAACAATATATTGGGTATTACAATCATAAAAGACCACATCAGGGAATCAATCAACACATTCCTGTTGAACTTTATAAAGAAGACAATACACAAATATCAATAGGAAAAATTCAAATCCCTGCGGGGCTTTCTTCAGTTGAAAAAAAAGATTTTCTTACAATGAAAATTTATAAATAA
- a CDS encoding toll/interleukin-1 receptor domain-containing protein, which translates to MAYRYDIFISYKRRPEIVEWLDQIFIRLLDKYLTEELGYHPNLFVDREEIDYGEQWVERLKDGLKYSKTLVPIYTAEYFQSEWCIREHNYFTLRLDKLKMKKINYDMIIPVRLGDGAHYPKSVYGYQMTDLRDFYQSGKAFVESPKFLQLEENVKNFAAALAEKILEIEIFDETAIDILNLPEDANFIAKVNIPQAVAAPKLY; encoded by the coding sequence ATGGCATACAGATATGACATTTTTATCAGCTATAAGAGGAGGCCAGAGATCGTTGAGTGGCTAGACCAGATATTTATCAGACTTCTTGACAAATATCTTACAGAAGAATTGGGTTATCATCCAAATCTCTTTGTAGACCGGGAAGAAATCGACTATGGTGAACAATGGGTAGAACGCTTAAAAGATGGTCTGAAATATTCAAAAACTTTGGTACCAATATATACAGCTGAATACTTTCAATCAGAATGGTGTATCCGAGAGCATAATTACTTCACTTTAAGGTTGGATAAATTGAAAATGAAGAAAATCAATTACGACATGATAATACCTGTAAGACTGGGCGATGGGGCTCATTACCCTAAGTCAGTTTACGGTTATCAAATGACCGATTTACGGGATTTTTACCAATCCGGAAAAGCTTTTGTTGAGTCTCCAAAGTTTTTGCAGCTGGAAGAAAATGTGAAAAATTTTGCCGCTGCTTTAGCCGAAAAAATTCTTGAAATTGAAATATTTGATGAAACAGCCATTGATATATTAAATCTTCCGGAAGATGCAAATTTCATTGCAAAAGTGAATATTCCTCAAGCTGTGGCAGCACCTAAATTATATTAG
- a CDS encoding AAA family ATPase: protein MGKIITFYSYKGGVGRSMCLANVAAVLADWGYKILAIDWDLEAPGLENFYQPYLSGQTKLEVKKQIGVIDLLNTSKSELENANTSAIFHVNIKKGIRLDMISSGRRDENYFAQVRKFNVDHYYENGGAQSIEKLAELWKKEYDFVLIDSRTGITEIGGITTIQLPDILVLLFTATLQGLEGIVDVAKRTCEVRSTLPFDKKRLLFLPVPSRYDSISEFKLATHWLSVIAQKTASLMDDWLPAKYNRYAFLEMIKIPYKSYFSFGEKLPVIEEGTNDPTNIGYAYENIALLLKYGLDDVSHFFEKRPLKQENKADTENNLKKDSSNLKTAVIVVTFSILAYFIYNAVTDYFETRREKRKKIEHFNQNINQMSQTEESLQAKLEYSRSDLQSIDAKIEENQKLKIDINKNILYKKDAHIYSRVYDKNLDTLNKQKLESQYKIQSIQDSLLQLILAKQSAIDSLYQIQNGRSSFHQQ from the coding sequence ATGGGAAAAATAATTACATTCTATTCTTACAAAGGAGGAGTTGGTCGGAGCATGTGTCTGGCTAATGTAGCTGCAGTATTAGCAGATTGGGGATATAAAATTCTAGCCATAGACTGGGATCTTGAAGCACCAGGCCTGGAAAATTTTTATCAGCCTTATCTATCCGGACAAACCAAATTGGAAGTCAAGAAACAAATAGGTGTTATCGATTTACTGAATACTTCAAAGTCTGAATTAGAAAACGCAAATACTTCTGCAATTTTCCATGTCAATATCAAAAAAGGAATCCGGCTTGACATGATCAGTTCAGGAAGGAGAGATGAAAACTATTTTGCACAAGTCAGAAAATTTAATGTAGATCATTATTATGAAAACGGCGGTGCACAAAGTATAGAAAAACTTGCCGAATTGTGGAAAAAAGAATACGACTTTGTGCTCATAGACAGTCGTACAGGAATAACAGAGATCGGCGGAATAACAACGATACAATTACCCGATATCTTGGTGTTGCTCTTTACTGCTACACTTCAAGGTTTGGAAGGTATAGTGGATGTGGCAAAACGCACCTGTGAAGTGCGGAGTACGTTGCCATTTGACAAAAAAAGGCTCTTATTTCTACCAGTTCCATCCAGATACGACTCCATTTCGGAATTTAAACTCGCCACTCATTGGTTAAGTGTTATTGCACAAAAAACGGCATCATTAATGGATGACTGGTTACCGGCAAAATACAATAGATATGCGTTCCTCGAAATGATAAAAATCCCATACAAATCATATTTTAGTTTTGGTGAAAAACTCCCTGTCATTGAGGAAGGTACCAATGACCCAACAAACATTGGTTACGCATACGAGAACATTGCATTATTACTCAAATATGGTTTGGATGACGTCAGTCATTTTTTTGAAAAAAGGCCTTTAAAACAAGAAAATAAAGCGGATACCGAAAATAACCTAAAAAAGGATTCCTCCAATTTAAAAACAGCAGTTATTGTTGTGACTTTTTCCATTCTTGCCTATTTTATTTACAATGCTGTAACGGATTACTTTGAAACAAGAAGAGAAAAGAGAAAAAAAATAGAACACTTCAATCAAAATATTAATCAAATGTCCCAGACTGAAGAAAGTCTGCAAGCAAAACTCGAGTACAGCAGATCTGACCTTCAATCGATCGATGCTAAAATTGAAGAAAACCAAAAATTGAAAATTGACATCAATAAAAATATTTTATATAAAAAAGATGCTCACATTTATAGCAGAGTATATGATAAAAATCTGGATACTTTGAATAAACAAAAACTAGAAAGTCAGTACAAGATTCAAAGCATCCAAGATTCTCTACTTCAACTCATTCTAGCTAAACAATCTGCAATAGACAGTTTATATCAAATCCAAAACGGTCGAAGTTCCTTCCATCAACAATAA
- a CDS encoding caspase family protein — protein sequence MATTYLFALGVDRTEGNYTTPLDCCEYDAESVCKTFQQYYNIKNAEYNASSSCTTDFFYFKMAQYARKLKKGDTLVLYFSGHGGQVLDLNRDEFRANKFDETICLYDRMLLDDEIHNCFCKFKKGVNLIFFSDSCHSGTVNRGVAASRSTPPNAKYFKEAERFQTMHKDIYQNIKILPSSARKANLFFMGACQDDQYSFTGNPNSVFTASLLRAIKSSPESNLNSIAKSIQKDPLVLRKQTPTVRTNEIAKIPLISLFQSENEKPKFNSFGIHIYNIELKSKEAKSKLLKQGSKWFDTEVKILSESIKSVSLDFGKETEKDRAAVDKKLKSIKRILNTKKMDYAYVEPDFEIKEPDDHVKSVREANPNEFLKSWPHPTSNIFDWYKKDNYTQLESALQHVKETVDEPLRNVRIAHIDTGCWPDHPASPVNLNTNLGNSFVKGETKDPKVRIKNGKANFHGLATGILLAGGNVTRQQGRYDQNSGEVGAIPFAEIIPIRIADDVVLILGKLEAFAQAVEYAIQLDCDVISISMGGAPSRKMAEVINKAYEKGIVVVAAAGNNFNVPGDILVPEEVVYPSRFDRVITAVGATANFFPYDFDAQYNAKNFVNGEQMQGNSNPPEVMRHAVAAFTPNVPWAYVNINEQPYSYSFSRRGGGTSSATPQIAAAAALYIVKFRNELIANNYAGTWRQAESVRRALFQSADGKRIPQSKRYYGNGILQARTALENFVKVKDEHKAAPAKVHDLLILNFIEMYSSLI from the coding sequence ATGGCTACAACTTACTTATTTGCCCTTGGCGTAGATAGAACAGAAGGCAATTACACAACTCCTTTAGATTGTTGTGAATACGACGCTGAATCAGTCTGCAAAACTTTTCAGCAATATTACAATATTAAAAATGCAGAATATAATGCATCATCCTCATGCACCACTGACTTCTTTTACTTTAAAATGGCACAATATGCTCGAAAACTCAAAAAAGGCGATACATTGGTTTTATATTTTTCGGGACATGGCGGTCAAGTGTTAGATTTGAACAGAGATGAATTCAGGGCTAACAAATTTGACGAAACCATTTGTCTTTACGACAGGATGTTGCTGGATGACGAAATCCACAACTGTTTTTGCAAATTCAAAAAAGGTGTGAATCTTATTTTCTTCTCTGACAGTTGTCACAGTGGTACTGTAAATCGAGGCGTTGCTGCCAGCAGATCCACGCCTCCGAATGCAAAATATTTCAAAGAAGCCGAACGCTTCCAAACAATGCATAAAGACATTTATCAAAATATCAAAATCTTACCATCATCTGCACGTAAAGCTAATTTATTCTTTATGGGTGCCTGCCAGGATGATCAATATTCCTTTACAGGAAATCCAAATAGCGTTTTCACAGCTTCCTTATTGCGAGCCATAAAAAGCTCACCTGAATCCAACCTCAACTCAATTGCTAAAAGCATTCAAAAAGATCCCTTGGTTCTCAGGAAACAAACGCCAACAGTCAGAACTAATGAAATTGCAAAAATTCCGCTAATAAGTTTATTTCAATCAGAAAATGAAAAGCCAAAGTTTAACTCATTCGGAATCCACATTTACAATATTGAGTTAAAATCAAAAGAAGCTAAATCAAAACTTCTTAAGCAAGGTTCTAAATGGTTTGATACTGAAGTGAAAATTCTTTCTGAAAGTATTAAATCAGTCTCTTTAGATTTTGGTAAGGAAACGGAAAAAGATCGCGCTGCCGTGGATAAAAAACTAAAATCAATCAAAAGAATATTAAACACAAAAAAAATGGATTATGCATACGTAGAGCCCGATTTTGAAATCAAAGAACCTGATGATCATGTAAAATCTGTAAGGGAAGCCAATCCCAATGAATTTTTAAAAAGTTGGCCACATCCTACGTCCAATATATTTGATTGGTACAAAAAAGACAATTATACACAACTTGAATCTGCACTACAACATGTCAAAGAAACAGTGGATGAACCTCTGCGCAATGTGAGGATAGCCCATATTGATACCGGCTGCTGGCCTGATCATCCTGCCAGTCCCGTTAATCTCAATACAAATCTTGGGAATTCATTTGTAAAAGGAGAAACCAAAGATCCGAAAGTACGCATCAAAAATGGCAAAGCTAACTTTCATGGCCTGGCGACTGGTATTCTTCTTGCAGGTGGCAATGTAACACGGCAACAGGGTAGATACGACCAAAATTCTGGAGAAGTTGGTGCAATTCCTTTTGCAGAAATCATACCTATAAGGATCGCTGATGATGTGGTATTGATTCTTGGAAAGCTAGAAGCATTCGCACAAGCAGTAGAATATGCAATCCAGCTAGATTGCGACGTCATCAGCATTTCAATGGGTGGCGCACCTTCGAGAAAAATGGCAGAAGTGATCAATAAGGCATACGAAAAGGGTATTGTTGTAGTTGCAGCAGCAGGTAATAATTTCAATGTACCCGGAGATATTTTAGTTCCGGAAGAAGTAGTTTATCCGTCGAGATTCGATCGAGTCATCACAGCAGTGGGCGCTACTGCCAATTTTTTTCCTTATGACTTTGATGCCCAGTACAATGCAAAAAATTTTGTCAATGGAGAACAAATGCAGGGGAATTCAAATCCTCCGGAAGTCATGAGGCATGCAGTTGCTGCTTTTACTCCTAATGTACCCTGGGCTTATGTCAATATAAACGAACAACCCTATTCTTATTCCTTCTCAAGGAGAGGCGGAGGTACTTCGAGTGCTACACCTCAAATTGCTGCGGCAGCTGCGCTCTATATTGTAAAATTCCGCAACGAACTGATAGCAAATAATTACGCCGGAACGTGGCGACAAGCAGAATCCGTCCGCCGTGCACTGTTTCAATCTGCAGATGGTAAGCGCATTCCGCAATCTAAAAGATATTATGGAAATGGTATCCTCCAAGCTCGAACCGCGCTTGAAAATTTCGTGAAAGTGAAAGATGAGCATAAAGCTGCACCAGCAAAGGTTCATGATCTATTGATCCTAAATTTTATTGAGATGTATTCCAGTTTGATTTAA